Proteins encoded by one window of Channa argus isolate prfri chromosome 1, Channa argus male v1.0, whole genome shotgun sequence:
- the LOC137135188 gene encoding recoverin-like isoform X2 translates to MGNSKSGAVSKEILEDLKLNTKFSETEIVQWYSNFKKQCPTGRITKEEFQTIYSKFFPESDANTYAQHVFRSFDTNDDGTLDFKEYIIALHMTSTGKTTRKLEWAFSLFDVDKNGYITKSEVKEICTSIFKLIPKDDLPTLADDENTAEKRADKLWNFFDKGENERVAEGEFIQGVLDNEEALRLIQYQPMK, encoded by the exons ATGGGTAATAGCAAGAGTGGTGCTGTGTCCAAGGAGATCCTGGAGGACCTGAAGCTCAACACCAAGTTCTCAGAGACTGAGATTGTCCAGTGGTATTCGAACTTCAAGAAGCAGTGTCCAACAGGCCGCATCACGAAAGAGGAGTTTCAGACCATTTACAGCAAGTTCTTCCCTGAGAGTGACGCCAATACATATGCCCAACATGTCTTCCGTTCCTTCGACACAAATGATGATGGCACACTGGACTTCAAGGAGTATATCATTGCTCTCCACATGACTTCGACAGGGAAAACCACTAGGAAGCTGGAGTGGGCCTTTTCACTCTTTGATGTGGACAAGAACGGCTACATCACCAAGTCAGAGGTCAAGGAAATTTGCACG TCAATTTTCAAGCTGATTCCCAAAGATGATCTTCCCACTCTGGCTGACGATGAAAACACCGCTGAAAAGAGGGCAGATAAACTCTGGAATTTCTTTGATAAAGGCGAAAATG aacGAGTGGCGGAAGGGGAGTTTATCCAGGGAGTGTTGGACAACGAGGAAGCACTTCGTTTGATTCAGTACCAGCCTATGAAGTAA
- the LOC137135188 gene encoding recoverin-like isoform X1, with protein sequence MSLSGGVCSFYSICFCRPGPGSRKILQPFCSSCVFEKAKKPLPRSTCAIIVVEEAHKLPKPPTMGNSKSGAVSKEILEDLKLNTKFSETEIVQWYSNFKKQCPTGRITKEEFQTIYSKFFPESDANTYAQHVFRSFDTNDDGTLDFKEYIIALHMTSTGKTTRKLEWAFSLFDVDKNGYITKSEVKEICTSIFKLIPKDDLPTLADDENTAEKRADKLWNFFDKGENERVAEGEFIQGVLDNEEALRLIQYQPMK encoded by the exons ATGAGCTTATCAGGTGGCGTCTGCTCTTTCTACAGCATTTGCTTCTGCAGGCCGGGACCAGGCTCAAGAAAAATACTGCAGCCATTTTGCAGttcttgtgtttttgaaaaagcaaaaaagccaCTTCCTAGGTCAACTTGTGCAATAATAGTTGTAGAAGAGGCCCACAAATTACCAAAACCACCGACAATGGGTAATAGCAAGAGTGGTGCTGTGTCCAAGGAGATCCTGGAGGACCTGAAGCTCAACACCAAGTTCTCAGAGACTGAGATTGTCCAGTGGTATTCGAACTTCAAGAAGCAGTGTCCAACAGGCCGCATCACGAAAGAGGAGTTTCAGACCATTTACAGCAAGTTCTTCCCTGAGAGTGACGCCAATACATATGCCCAACATGTCTTCCGTTCCTTCGACACAAATGATGATGGCACACTGGACTTCAAGGAGTATATCATTGCTCTCCACATGACTTCGACAGGGAAAACCACTAGGAAGCTGGAGTGGGCCTTTTCACTCTTTGATGTGGACAAGAACGGCTACATCACCAAGTCAGAGGTCAAGGAAATTTGCACG TCAATTTTCAAGCTGATTCCCAAAGATGATCTTCCCACTCTGGCTGACGATGAAAACACCGCTGAAAAGAGGGCAGATAAACTCTGGAATTTCTTTGATAAAGGCGAAAATG aacGAGTGGCGGAAGGGGAGTTTATCCAGGGAGTGTTGGACAACGAGGAAGCACTTCGTTTGATTCAGTACCAGCCTATGAAGTAA